From the Entelurus aequoreus isolate RoL-2023_Sb linkage group LG13, RoL_Eaeq_v1.1, whole genome shotgun sequence genome, the window agcggtagaaaatggatggatggatggaaattagtACAATTTATGAAAAAGGAAACATTCAACTGAAAACAAATAAAccactaaaaaaaaacaagaacaaattaATATTTACTTAAAAAAGCAACcgttcaagttaaaaaaataaaataaaattatatatgtatatatatatatatatatatatataaaataaaccacTAAAAAAAACCAAGAACAAATTAATATTTACTTAAAAAAGCAAccgttcaagttaaaaaaaaattaaaaaattatatatatatatatatatatatatatatatatatatatatatatatatatatatatatatatatataaaaaagggaAACATTTAGCTTgaaatttatttaaaaaggtGACAATTTAACataacattaaaaacaaatgcatttaaaaaaaaaaagtacatgtttaaaaaactaagtaatattaataaataacgaaacgtttattaaaaaaaaaggtaacgttcaacctaaaaaataaaataaaagagcgTTCAACtagaaaaaaaacgaacaaaaaaagaAGAGTTGAACTTTAACGAGTCAGTTTGCGCTGATTGTGACTAATTATCTATTGTTAATatgattaatattattgttaatatAATTATCTGTTATTAATGGTATCCGTCTGTTATCTGTCCTTCGTGCCTGTGGACCTGCCAGGATGCAAAGTCTGACTTTGTTTACCAACCTGTTGCAATTTTGGACAAGTGGGATGAAAAGTATTGATCGGAAAAATtctgtgaaaaaacaaaaaagaaggaAATGTTTAACCTCCCAGAAAatattcattcatttgaaaaaGGAACCGATCAACACAAACATATCAATTATTGAAcctgaaataaatgaaatataaataacatttacaaaaaagtaaATGTTTGagtaaaaatacatttcaaaaagaaaaataaacacataaatatatatatatatatatatatatatatatatatatatatatatatatatatatatatatatatatatatatatatatatatttatgtgtttattttttaatttacgttTTCTTTTCtataaatgttatttatattttatttatttcaagttcaATAATTGATATTTTATTGTTGATCAGTTCCTTTTTTAAGTTAATGtttataaatgatttaaaaaaaggttaaactatatatttatgtatatgtatatatatatatatatatatatatatatatatatatatatatatatatatatatatatatatatatatatatatatatatatatatatatatatatatatatatatatatatatatatatatatatatatatatatatttatgtgtttattttttaatttacgttTTCTTTTCtataaatgttatttatattttatttatttcaagttcaATAATTGATATTTTATTGTTGATCAGTTCCTTTTTTAAGTTAATGTTTATGtttataaatgatttaaaaaaaaggttaaactatatatttatgtatatatatatatatatatatatatatatacatacatatatatatatatatacttatatatatgtgtatgtatgcatgtatatttatgtatatatacatatatatgtatatatatatatatgtatatatacatatatgtttatatttgtatatatatatatacacatatacatgtatatatatatacatatatacagtatatatgtatatatataaatatatatacatatatatgtgtgtatatacatatatgtatatatattatatgtacagtatatatatacatatatttatatataaatatacagtatatatatatacatgtatatatatatatatatatacatgtatatatatatatgtgtatgtatatatatgcgccGCAGACAACTGCACCGACTACCAGCTGCAGTTTGAGAAGGTGTTCACGGTGCCGGGTGACGCCGCCATGATCAACTGCACCCTGGTCGCCCCCGACGTCTTCGACTTCGCCGCCGTGCCGTACGAGGTCAGCTGGCGCCGCCTGGAGACGGGCGAGGAGCTGGGCAAGGTCAGCGCTGGTGTTGTGGTGCTGGGAGAAACCTTGTGGCTGCTCAACGTCACGCTGGAGGACAGCGGGCAGTACCAGTGTGTGGTCAGGTAGGCCAGAACTTAAAGatgaaataaatccaacattattTATTTCGTGACTAATTCATTTCAGGTAAAATAATTGAAAGTTGATACACATTTCACagaattgtttttaaaataaatagattttaaataattGAATTTAattttaaagacattttaaattaaacattttgagGAAAATTAATTTCatgtaaatgtaattaatttaaattatgaataataatgataattaattgATAGTAAATAATTGGACATTTGAATGGTATATTTTTCAGTGACATCAATTGATTAAAAAACATCTGACTGggaataaatggaaataaaaattGACTTCACTAAAAAGTGACCATGTGACCATTtgatcatgtgatcatgtgatcatttgatcatgtgatcatgtgaccatctGATCATGTGATGATGCAATCATGCGACCATGCGATCATGTGACCATCTGATCATGTGATGATGCAATCATGCGACCATGCGATCATGTGACCATCTGATCATGTGACcatgtgatcatgtgaccatGTGATCATGCGATCATGTGACCATGCGATCATGTGACCATCTGACcatgtgatcatgtgaccatGTGATCATGCGATCATGCGATCATGTGACcatgtgatcatgtgaccatttgaccatgtgatcatgtgaccatctGATCATGTGATGATGCAATCATGGACCATGCGATCATGTGACcatgtgatcatgtgaccatTGTGACcatgtgatcatgtgaccatgtgatcatgtgaccatgtgaccatctgatcatgtgaccattgtgaccatgtgaccatgtgatcatgtgaccatGTGATCATTTGACcatgtgatcatgtgaccatgtgatcatgtgaccatctGATCATGTGATGATGCAATCATGGACCATGCGATCATGTGACCATCTGATCATGTGACCATTGTGACcatgtgatcatgtgaccatctGATCATGTGACCATTGTGATCATGTGACCATGTGATCATTtgatcatgtgatcatgtgaccatTGTGACCATTGTGACCATGTGATCACGTGACcatgtgatcatgtgaccatGTGATCATTTGACcatgtgatcatgtgaccatgtgaccatgtgatcatgtgaccatGTGATCATTTGACcatgtgatcatgtgaccatgtgatcatgtgatcatgtgaccatGTGATCATATGACCATGTGATCATATGATCATGTGACCACGTGATCATGTGACCACGTGATCATGTGACTACGTGATCATGCGACCATGTGATCATATGACTATGTAatcatgtgatcatgtgaccatgtgatcatttgaccatgtgaccatgtgatcatgtgaccatGTGATCATTTGACCATGTGATCATGTGACTACGTGATCATGTGACCACGTGATCATGTGACCACGTGATCATGTGACTACATGATCATGTGACCACGTGATCATGCGACCATGTGATCATGCGACCATGCGATCATATGACTATGTAATCATGTGACCATGTGATCACGTGACCATGTGATCATTTGACCATGTGATCATATGACCACGCGATCATGTGACCACGTGATCATGTGACCACGtgatcatgtgatcatgtgaccaCGTGATCATGTGACTATGTGATCATGTGACCACGTGATCATGTGACTACGTGATCATGTGACCACGTGATCATGTGACCACGTGATCATGTGACCATGTGATCATGTGACCACGTGATCATGTGACTACGTGATCATGTGACCACGTGATCATGTGACCACGTGATCATGTGACTACGTGATCATGTGACCATGTGATCATGTGACCACGTGATCATGTGACTACGTGATCATGTGACTATGTGATCACGTGACCACGTGATCATGTGACTACGTGATCATGTGACCACGTGATCATGCGACCATGTGATCATATGACTACATGATCATGCGACCACGTGATCATGTGACCACGTGATCATGTGACCACGTGATCACATGATCACATAGTCACATGATCACGTGGTCACATGATCATGCGACCACGCAATCATGTGACCATGCGGCCCCAACAGAAGCGGCTCAGGTTGCTACAAACTGTCGACGGAGCTGCTGGTGGAGCGTCAGGGGGACGGCGAGTGCTGGAGGCCCCGCAAAGCCCCCCAGGTCCTGACGGTTGGCGTGACCGACACTCTGTCCTGTCCGCTCAAGGACGTCATGAAAAAACTGGACGGCTATGGCGTCCCCTACGCCGTCAGCTGGCGCAAAGTGAGTGAGGCGTTGCCACGGAAACAGGAGGGGAGGAGAGGCTGATGGAGTTTGTCCCCGCAGGGCTGCGAGCTGGTGGAGGACGGCGAGGCGGGACACGTGTACCGCAGCAAGGCCAGGCTGAAGATCCTGGACGTGGACCCCCAAAACAAGGACTTCTATACCTGCACGCTGACCTTTGACCTGGGCGGGGCCACAGTGTCTGTGTCTGAGACCATCGAGGCCTGGGTCCAAGGTCAGGGACCGCAGCGCCCTCATCTCAGTAGCGGCGCGTCTTTGCTGCACTCCTGCACTCGGCCACCAGAGGGCGTGAGAGATGACGTCATTCTTTGTTTGCAGAGGATTACTGCTTCCTGCCTCAAGTCCTGAAACCTGCCAATGAAATCTTCAAGGCACCCATAGGTGAGGACCACTTTCATCattagtattattactattattcttttttttaattattattattatgtattctttttttaaattattattattattattaatgttattattatttactgtTGGTTGAGTTCAACTTTTCAAAATGTTTGGAATAATTTCAATTACCTTTTTATTCGTAATTTACCTTATGGTGATCATTTTTATTGGTTTGATTTTAATGTATAAaattaatggaaaaaaataagagTGAATTTTCTACTATATTATATTTAATGAGCTTTATTGGCGTCATGAAATcagtagttttttcaaaataaagtaaaaaaaatgattttctatTTACGCTAATTGATATTTGAATGAATGTAATACACAAATAAATGGAAGGTATGGAATCGATAAAATAGTTtcataataattacatttatttagtgTATTTATTATCTATTTCAATGTTTAATATTATTTCAGGTTTAAGATTATATTTCACAAATAAATAGATTCATCAATTTGAAGTCATTAAATCCTATTTTTAATGAGTCAGATAgaaacctccatccatccatccatcgcctTCTGCTTATccaaggtggggtcgcgggggcagcagcctaagcaggaaatcCCAGActcccctctccccagccacttggtccagctcctccagggCATTCCCCTGCCAGCCAGGACCGagccccaacgtgtcctgggtcttcccagtggcctgctaccggtcggacatgccctaaacacgaGGTGTtcagggggcatcctgaccagatgccggaaccacctcatctggctcctctccatgtggaggagcagcggctttactttgatccccgatgacagagctcctcaccctacctctaagggagagacccgccacccggcaaaGGAAACTAAttttgtgatcttgtcctttcggtcataacccaaagctcaagaccataggtgagggtagggaCGTAGATGGATCGAATGGCTCAGCCCCTTTTTCACCACGACAGGCCGATACAGGGTCctcatcactgcagacgctgcaccgatctcaccatccactcttccctcactcgtcaacaaaactccgaggtacttgaactcctccacctggggcagggtctcctccccaaccccaagatggcattccacccttttccgggcgagaaccatggactcggacttggaagtgccGATTCTCGTCGAAGTTGCTTCACAAGCCAGCAGGACTAcaccatctgcaaaaagcagagacctaatcccgcagccaccaaactgaATCCACTCTtaaccctgactgcgcctagaaattctgtccataaaagttatgaacagaattggtgacaaagggcagccctggcggagtccaaccctcactggaaactggtCCAACTTAcagccaaccctcactggaaactggtCCAACTTAcagccaaccctcactggaaactggtCCAACTTAcagccaaccctcactggaaactggtCCAACTTAcagccagcaatgcggaccaagctctgacactgatcatacaggaagcgggccgccacaatcagacagtccgataccccatactctctgagcactcccaaaaggacttcccgggggacacggtcgaatgccttctccaagtccacaaagcacatgtagactagttgggcaaactcccatgcaccctcaaggaccctgccgagagtttagagtcggtccacagttccacaaccaggacgaaaaccacactgctcctcctgaatccgaggttcgactatccggcgtagcctcctctccagtacacctgaatagaccttaccgggaaggctgaggagtgtgatcccacgatagttggaacacaccctccggttccccttcttaaagagaggaaccaccaccccggtctgccaatccagaggtaccgctcccgatgtccatgcgatgttgcagagtcttgtcaaccacgacagccccacagcatccagagccttaaggaactccgggcggacccTCATCCATCCCCGGGACCTTAACACCCAGGAGCTTcctaactaccttggcaacctcaaccCCAGATATAGTAGAGTCCACCACagagtccccaggcactgcttccttactggaagacgtgtaggtgggattgaggaggtccaAAAGATCCTGAGTTGAGGTCAGCAGTCCACTGTCCCCACtctacacggtgttgacagtgcactgcttcccactGCtggggcggcggatggtggtctgGAATCGCTTTGAAGCTGTCCGGAAGTCGTTCTCCGAGCTCCTCCCACGTCGGAGTTTTACATATACTACTGTAGATTATAACGGAGTATAAATAGTATACAATGTACACAATAATGCAGTATATATACTAGTGTATTTGAGTATATGTTTGTGTCCAGGTTCCAGGTTGACGCATGCGTGTCAGGTATTTGTTCCGTGCATCGGGAAAGTCCCGCAAGATCCGATGGTGGACATTTTCTGGCTGGCCGACGACGAATTTGTCTTCAACACCGACGCCTCTGACCCCGTCTTCACCTCGCCACTACGGTCAGTTCCCGCCTCTTTCAGGACACCAGTCCAGCCCGCCTGTCTTGCCGCGTGTCGGCCGGACCCTAAGGGGGCGGAGCTAGATGTCCTCCGTTGACGTTTCGCGTGTGATGGTTAGCGTGTGGACTGAAGGCGATCCCAGTAAAGGAGTCTGGATGGAGCGACTGCTGACCATTGCGCACCTGAAGGAGGAGGACTTCTTCATCAACTACACCTGTATAGcgcaaagtgggcggggcatacCTCAGGGACACTTTGCTCTGCGGCCGCAAGGTGAGTCTGGACGCGCCGTGTACCGACAGGTCCTTCTCGTGTTTGACAAGTCCTGTCCTGTCTCCCAGAGCCGCCCGTCATCGCCCCCATCGGCGGCGCTCTCAGTGGCGTCACGCTAGTCTTCGTCGCCGCTGTCGCCGTCTACTTCCTCTTCAAGGTGGACATTGTGCTCTGCTTCCGGATGTCCTTTCCTGTCCTCTATGCTAATAAGGGTAATAGTATGCAGCGCAACTTGAGTGCTACTGCTAACTCACACGGTTATTCAGTTTTGTGTAGGGCGGAAAAAGGGCGCTAAAGTAAACACAGCCTTTGGTGCAGCTAAGCTAACACTAGCGCACTATAGCTACTGTGACGCTAGTAAACTGCTGCTAACACTAATGCACTACAGCTAATGTGACGCTAGCAAGCTGAAGCTAACACGAGCACACTACAACTAATGTGACGCTAGCAAGCTGAAGCTAACACTAGCACACTACAGCTAATGTGACGCTAGCAAGCTGAAGCTAACACTAGCACACTACAACTAATGTGACGCTAGCAAGCTGAAGCTAACACTAGCACACTACAACTAATGTGACGCTAGCAAGCTGAAGCTAACACTAGCACACTACAACTAATGTGACGCTAGCAAGCTGAAGCTAACACTAGCACACTACAACTAATGTGACGCTAGCAAGATGAAGCTAACACTAGCACACTACAACTAATGTGACGCTAGCAAGCTGAAGCTAACACTAGCACACTACAACTAATGTGACGCTAGCAAGCTGAAGCTAACACTCTAGCACAAAGtacgaacataaaacatgtttagaaTGATTTTCCTTT encodes:
- the LOC133663155 gene encoding interleukin-1 receptor type 1-like, which gives rise to MGVVVHLMMLFCFYWTSALCAHDNCTDYQLQFEKVFTVPGDAAMINCTLVAPDVFDFAAVPYEVSWRRLETGEELGKVSAGVVVLGETLWLLNVTLEDSGQYQCVVRSGSGCYKLSTELLVERQGDGECWRPRKAPQVLTVGVTDTLSCPLKDVMKKLDGYGVPYAVSWRKGCELVEDGEAGHVYRSKARLKILDVDPQNKDFYTCTLTFDLGGATVSVSETIEAWVQEDYCFLPQVLKPANEIFKAPIGSRLTHACQVFVPCIGKVPQDPMVDIFWLADDEFVFNTDASDPVFTSPLRVWTEGDPSKGVWMERLLTIAHLKEEDFFINYTCIAQSGRGIPQGHFALRPQEPPVIAPIGGALSGVTLVFVAAVAVYFLFKVDIVLCFRMSFPVLYANKDCDGKLFDAYVTYPLNCEVGFGDQVCTFALHVLPQVLEKACGYKLFIAGRDCRPGQAMVDSVQDNMLASRRLLLLYSASSFTCSNSSNNNSNKNNNNNNSNNNNNNNSNNNIGEGVCLDGRRQHECVTAMHRALLEDTLKVILVELEEMSPAQLALFPESLRHLRRKQGAVCWWKYQRTRRKSTPRTCATTQDKGDISPSLSPSSRFWKEMRYHMPVRGTRGGAPERTALLKV